A region from the Candidatus Saccharimonadales bacterium genome encodes:
- a CDS encoding TSUP family transporter yields MITDPLQIILLLLAGFIAGVINAVAGGGKLLVLPALIASGLPPLTANITSSLVLWPGAAGAAWQYLGELKKIPRKYFLLLIPSFAGALVGTIALQHTSNSIFAQLVPWLMLVGVLFFTFQPYLNKYIRQPLSKRPHLSLAVIGILLLVASIYGGYFGAGFGFVLMALLGFTSLKSVYQFSAIKNIVGGGMELLGVIYFTIVGGIAWQIGLVAMVGCIIGGVLGARFALKIPQAHIRTIITIVGIILTAVVFVQAYMSS; encoded by the coding sequence GTGATTACCGACCCACTTCAAATAATTTTATTGCTGCTTGCCGGTTTCATTGCTGGTGTTATTAACGCAGTTGCCGGCGGCGGCAAATTACTGGTTTTACCAGCGCTAATAGCGAGTGGCCTCCCACCGCTTACGGCAAATATCACCTCTAGTTTGGTGCTGTGGCCTGGTGCTGCGGGTGCAGCCTGGCAATATCTTGGGGAACTTAAAAAGATACCGCGTAAGTATTTCTTACTTTTAATTCCGAGTTTTGCCGGTGCGCTAGTTGGGACAATCGCTCTCCAACATACTTCAAACTCAATATTCGCACAACTAGTGCCATGGTTAATGCTTGTCGGAGTGTTATTTTTTACGTTTCAGCCATATCTAAATAAATACATCCGTCAGCCCCTAAGCAAACGTCCACACCTTTCCTTGGCAGTTATCGGAATACTCCTCTTGGTAGCATCCATCTACGGCGGGTACTTTGGAGCCGGGTTTGGGTTTGTCCTAATGGCGCTACTTGGGTTTACTAGTTTAAAAAGCGTGTATCAGTTTTCGGCGATTAAAAACATCGTCGGCGGAGGAATGGAACTTCTAGGAGTTATTTATTTCACAATTGTTGGTGGTATTGCATGGCAAATAGGTCTGGTTGCAATGGTTGGATGTATCATCGGTGGTGTTCTTGGTGCTCGTTTTGCCCTCAAGATACCTCAAGCCCATATCCGCACAATCATTACGATCGTGGGTATTATTCTGACAGCAGTCGTCTTCGTACAAGCCTACATGTCATCGTGA